A single window of Halobacteriovorax sp. GB3 DNA harbors:
- a CDS encoding GNAT family N-acetyltransferase: MSVKIINDLASFKSIQEDWDRLYELNEHLTVFSSWHWNYNWYETIGKNEGELFLVVVSNKEGLPVGIAPLSLKKRGRKSVLSFLNDDYVADYSDFIFDNTFADYFFNELFATLNEHKKMWSQIELSRVRNDSLSFEQLEKYLGKSNGVSSFICHAPVLKIEEDWESFFPKLSKKLRQELRTTKNKIKKEFNCEPVFIDHDQKEDLYKSLVKFHVSRQENKVGTSFFLEEELSSFYKRLIDDLSPVSETNISGIIIDDKVVSVVMGFKDRDHFRYWIPSFDSAIRIGSLGKLHLSYLVESSFLNEMKGFDLMIGVENYKLKWANESVDCFQFNYFKRPMDRLLFETKNDLKEKVKPMVKQNKILNSLYRKLSKHGS, from the coding sequence ATGTCAGTAAAGATTATTAATGATCTAGCATCATTTAAATCAATTCAAGAAGACTGGGATAGACTTTATGAATTGAATGAACATTTAACAGTCTTTTCATCTTGGCATTGGAATTACAATTGGTATGAGACAATTGGAAAGAATGAGGGAGAACTGTTTCTTGTTGTCGTTAGTAATAAAGAAGGTCTTCCTGTTGGGATAGCTCCTTTGTCGTTAAAAAAGCGAGGCAGAAAATCTGTTCTTTCATTCCTTAATGATGACTACGTTGCCGATTATTCTGACTTTATATTCGATAATACTTTCGCCGATTATTTCTTCAATGAGCTCTTCGCTACATTGAATGAGCATAAGAAGATGTGGTCTCAAATAGAGCTTTCAAGAGTAAGAAATGATTCTTTATCTTTTGAGCAACTTGAGAAATATCTCGGAAAATCAAATGGTGTATCTTCTTTTATTTGCCATGCTCCTGTATTGAAAATAGAAGAGGACTGGGAAAGCTTTTTCCCAAAATTAAGTAAAAAGCTTAGGCAGGAACTTAGAACAACCAAAAATAAAATTAAAAAAGAATTTAATTGTGAGCCTGTTTTTATCGATCACGATCAAAAAGAGGACCTTTATAAGAGTCTCGTTAAGTTTCACGTATCAAGACAAGAAAACAAAGTCGGAACAAGTTTCTTTTTAGAAGAAGAATTATCTTCTTTTTATAAGAGATTGATCGATGATTTATCTCCAGTTTCAGAGACTAATATAAGTGGGATTATTATTGATGATAAAGTGGTCTCAGTGGTCATGGGATTCAAAGATAGAGACCATTTCCGCTATTGGATTCCAAGTTTTGATTCCGCAATTAGGATTGGATCTCTAGGAAAACTGCATCTTTCATACCTTGTAGAATCGAGCTTTTTAAATGAGATGAAGGGCTTTGATTTAATGATTGGAGTTGAGAATTATAAATTAAAATGGGCAAATGAGAGTGTCGACTGTTTTCAATTTAATTACTTCAAAAGACCAATGGATAGACTTTTATTTGAAACCAAAAATGATTTAAAAGAAAAAGTTAAACCAATGGTAAAACAAAATAAGATATTAAACTCTTTGTATAGGAAGCTTAGTAAACATGGAAGTTAG
- a CDS encoding polysaccharide deacetylase family protein, producing MEVRKIKKVIKRAGAFAYSTFNKKSGFEKHIPILYYHSIGKSLNREGLRVDTDEFEKQIKYLVENYIVVHLDEIANLVKSSKNAHKYAAVTFDDGYKDNFDVAYPILKKYNCPATIFIASGFVKKEVEFTEGGEKLIPLELNDIKSMNDDLVRFEAHTHTHISLNEITLDEVTYELERSVKEIEQMCGRKPTHFAYPNGAINKDILKRVEDVGFKSAYATFMSTEVKCEDLFCIPRVMIDMDDTLKDAVCKIEGAYNYLGKMQKGKTDL from the coding sequence ATGGAAGTTAGAAAAATTAAAAAGGTTATAAAAAGAGCAGGTGCCTTTGCTTATTCTACGTTCAATAAAAAGTCGGGATTCGAAAAACATATTCCAATTCTTTATTATCACTCAATTGGAAAATCTCTTAACAGAGAAGGCTTGAGGGTTGATACGGATGAGTTTGAAAAGCAAATAAAGTATCTTGTTGAAAATTATATTGTTGTTCATTTAGATGAAATCGCGAATTTAGTTAAGAGTAGTAAAAATGCTCATAAGTATGCAGCTGTTACCTTTGATGATGGCTACAAAGATAATTTTGATGTCGCATATCCTATCCTGAAAAAATATAACTGTCCTGCGACCATTTTTATCGCGAGTGGTTTTGTAAAAAAAGAAGTTGAGTTCACTGAAGGGGGTGAAAAGCTGATCCCTCTTGAGCTTAATGATATTAAATCGATGAATGATGATCTTGTTAGATTTGAGGCCCATACTCATACTCATATTTCTTTGAATGAAATTACTCTTGATGAAGTGACTTACGAACTTGAGAGAAGTGTAAAAGAAATTGAACAGATGTGCGGACGTAAACCAACCCACTTTGCTTATCCGAATGGGGCAATCAATAAGGACATATTAAAAAGAGTAGAGGACGTAGGTTTTAAATCTGCCTATGCGACGTTCATGTCTACTGAGGTCAAATGTGAAGATTTATTCTGTATTCCAAGGGTCATGATTGATATGGATGACACTTTAAAGGATGCAGTGTGTAAGATTGAAGGAGCCTATAACTACCTTGGGAAGATGCAAAAAGGGAAAACCGATCTCTAA
- a CDS encoding dTDP-4-dehydrorhamnose reductase family protein, producing the protein MKILVIGGTGMLGHRLWSSLSKNHDVYATVRNKVSELNHLPHIDLEKAITDVDVNNLNSVEEAIKKIGPDYVLNCVGIIKQIDASKNHITSIKINSLLPHELTSICEKYNSKLVHFSTDCVFDGAEGFYNEQHQSNATDLYGRSKFLGEVDYSKHCLTMRTSIIGREIFPKGSLIEWFLSQEGEIKGFDKAIYTGYPTETIARILDSIVFKNPDLSGVLNVASPKISKFDLLNLVKDHFGKEITIHKNSDFVLDRSLDGKIFNEKTGFNPPSWEELVKDLSVDNEYYENLRS; encoded by the coding sequence GTGAAAATATTGGTAATTGGTGGAACAGGGATGCTAGGGCATCGTCTTTGGAGTTCTCTTAGTAAGAATCATGATGTTTATGCAACGGTAAGAAATAAAGTTTCGGAACTTAATCATCTTCCTCATATTGACCTAGAAAAGGCCATTACAGATGTCGATGTTAATAATTTAAATTCGGTAGAAGAAGCGATTAAAAAGATTGGCCCTGACTATGTTTTAAACTGTGTCGGAATTATAAAACAAATCGATGCTTCAAAAAATCATATTACATCGATTAAAATAAATTCTTTATTACCTCACGAATTGACTTCAATTTGTGAAAAATATAATTCTAAGCTTGTTCACTTTAGTACTGATTGCGTCTTTGATGGTGCTGAAGGTTTTTACAATGAACAGCATCAATCTAATGCGACAGACCTTTATGGAAGATCAAAATTTCTTGGAGAAGTGGATTATTCTAAACATTGCTTAACAATGAGAACTTCAATCATTGGGCGTGAGATTTTTCCAAAGGGAAGTCTAATCGAATGGTTTCTTTCACAAGAAGGTGAGATTAAAGGTTTTGATAAAGCTATCTACACTGGATATCCAACCGAAACGATTGCTAGAATACTGGATTCTATTGTTTTCAAAAATCCAGATCTTTCAGGTGTACTTAATGTGGCGAGTCCAAAGATATCGAAATTTGATCTCTTAAATTTAGTAAAAGATCATTTTGGAAAAGAGATAACAATTCATAAAAATTCGGATTTTGTTCTCGACAGATCTTTGGATGGAAAGATTTTTAATGAAAAAACAGGATTTAATCCACCATCTTGGGAAGAGCTTGTTAAAGACTTATCTGTTGATAATGAATACTACGAAAACTTAAGAAGTTAA
- a CDS encoding transketolase codes for MNTEELAKNIRINALNMTSRGKSSHIGCVFSMADVIAVLYGKILQYDVKNPKSENRDRFILSKGHAGAGVYAALAEVGFFDKEKLMTHYQDGSNLSGHVSHKGIPGVEFSTGSLGHGLPVAVGMALAAKKLKRGHRVFTVLGDGECDEGSVWEAALFANQFKLGNLVAVVDYNKYQSLDTVENTMALEPFTDKWESFGWNVVRVDGHDHKALIGAFDSIIIGDKPTVVIADTIKGKGVSFMENQVLWHYRNAQGDEFDAALEELTRDK; via the coding sequence ATGAATACTGAAGAATTAGCAAAAAATATAAGAATTAACGCACTTAATATGACTAGCCGTGGAAAAAGCTCACACATTGGATGTGTTTTTTCCATGGCCGATGTTATCGCTGTTTTATACGGAAAGATTCTTCAATATGATGTGAAGAATCCTAAAAGTGAAAATAGAGATCGTTTCATTCTAAGTAAAGGTCATGCCGGAGCAGGTGTTTATGCTGCTCTTGCTGAAGTTGGTTTTTTCGATAAGGAAAAGCTAATGACTCATTATCAAGATGGATCGAATTTAAGTGGGCACGTTTCGCATAAAGGAATCCCTGGTGTTGAATTCTCTACGGGATCTTTAGGTCATGGATTACCTGTGGCCGTTGGTATGGCCTTAGCGGCTAAAAAACTAAAAAGAGGTCATCGAGTTTTCACTGTTCTTGGTGATGGCGAGTGTGATGAAGGTTCTGTTTGGGAAGCTGCTCTATTTGCTAATCAATTTAAACTTGGAAACCTCGTTGCTGTTGTTGATTATAATAAGTATCAAAGTCTTGATACTGTTGAAAACACAATGGCCCTTGAACCTTTTACTGATAAGTGGGAAAGCTTTGGCTGGAATGTCGTGAGAGTTGATGGACACGATCACAAGGCCCTTATTGGTGCGTTTGACAGCATTATTATTGGTGATAAACCAACTGTTGTTATTGCTGATACGATCAAGGGGAAAGGCGTAAGCTTTATGGAGAACCAAGTCCTTTGGCATTATCGAAATGCTCAAGGTGATGAATTTGATGCAGCTCTTGAAGAGTTAACGAGGGATAAGTAA
- a CDS encoding DegT/DnrJ/EryC1/StrS family aminotransferase codes for MLWQRPKFSFSSLSFKNERFHFGLGESVFLSHARNGIFQALELIKREDERRRVLAPASICSVAIAPIINQGYEILYYDIDDQFNPVLNENLDLTNVSIFLYVNFFGLSSSAQKVREFCNQHQIYMIEDCALTMPSSDQSQIGKIGDFSIFSLRKFLPIPDGAVLVCNNEQFNLNNIGFNNQSFKEEVKQFISFMVILLKPMLSSFLKFKYKKIQLSKPLKNYEDLDLSFQNYSKRISKISRHLLKFISIKKYIEERNTIFQSVVRSLDKSKVQVLIHESNKDAIAYIVPVRLENRDNILESLYREGLFLEPSLNEPFVDNEKIIKTNDSYAELRSKCSSFIGIPTHRDILSHQIHVKEILCQ; via the coding sequence ATGCTTTGGCAGAGACCAAAATTTTCTTTTTCTTCTCTCTCATTTAAAAATGAGAGGTTTCACTTTGGTCTTGGAGAGAGTGTCTTCTTATCTCATGCTAGAAATGGGATCTTTCAGGCACTTGAATTGATCAAGAGAGAGGATGAGAGAAGAAGAGTTTTAGCTCCTGCCTCAATTTGCTCTGTGGCCATCGCTCCAATTATTAATCAGGGATATGAGATCCTCTATTATGATATCGATGATCAATTTAATCCTGTTCTTAATGAAAATTTAGACTTAACGAATGTGTCGATATTTCTTTATGTGAACTTTTTCGGACTTTCATCATCGGCCCAAAAAGTCAGAGAGTTTTGTAATCAGCATCAAATTTATATGATTGAAGACTGTGCCTTAACAATGCCGTCATCAGATCAATCTCAAATCGGGAAAATAGGCGATTTTTCTATTTTTAGTTTGCGCAAATTTTTACCGATACCTGATGGTGCAGTACTGGTTTGCAATAACGAACAATTTAATCTCAATAATATTGGGTTTAATAATCAATCTTTTAAAGAAGAAGTTAAGCAATTCATTAGCTTTATGGTGATTTTACTAAAGCCCATGTTGAGCTCTTTTTTGAAATTTAAATATAAAAAAATTCAGCTTTCGAAACCTCTTAAAAACTATGAAGACCTTGATTTATCTTTTCAGAATTATTCTAAAAGGATCTCAAAGATCAGTCGTCATTTATTAAAATTTATCTCTATAAAAAAATATATTGAAGAGAGAAATACTATTTTTCAATCAGTCGTAAGGTCACTTGATAAGTCAAAAGTCCAAGTGTTAATTCACGAATCAAATAAAGATGCGATTGCATATATTGTTCCTGTAAGACTGGAAAATAGAGATAACATCCTTGAATCTCTTTATAGAGAAGGACTGTTTTTAGAGCCTTCTTTGAATGAACCTTTCGTAGATAATGAAAAAATTATAAAAACGAATGATTCCTATGCAGAACTAAGAAGCAAGTGCTCTTCATTTATAGGGATTCCTACTCATCGAGATATTCTCTCTCACCAAATTCATGTGAAGGAAATACTATGTCAGTAA
- a CDS encoding class I SAM-dependent methyltransferase, protein MENCKICDSDRRDFMFKKQGYNFLRCNECNVSSLSPMPSMDVLIKHYKEREDNGNYDVKNSSARLDVYHQLLTYIKNKLNIPEKPSLLDIGCFDGLFLDLVAKEDWETYGVELQKNASDIANKKHCGRIFNGAIEEFDSSKKFDYITAFGLIEHMLDPVQIFKFAKKNLKEGGALVIQTPNEGSFLRYLLGSKWFPYAAPEHTFYFSRKSLKKLALKYNFGEVLFDAHVKKLTPEYVYHQLNFFGPELRWIFSLFYKPLPRFLKRLPLPFYGGEMIVTFQKMKNME, encoded by the coding sequence ATGGAAAACTGTAAAATTTGTGATTCAGATCGACGTGACTTTATGTTTAAAAAGCAAGGTTATAATTTTTTAAGATGTAATGAATGTAATGTCTCCTCGTTATCTCCTATGCCGTCGATGGATGTATTAATAAAACATTATAAAGAAAGAGAAGATAACGGAAATTATGATGTTAAAAACTCATCTGCAAGGTTAGATGTTTATCATCAACTTTTAACTTACATTAAGAATAAGCTTAATATTCCAGAAAAACCTTCTTTACTAGATATAGGATGCTTTGATGGTCTTTTCTTAGATCTCGTCGCTAAAGAAGACTGGGAAACATATGGGGTTGAGTTGCAAAAAAATGCTTCTGATATCGCTAATAAAAAGCATTGTGGAAGAATATTCAATGGAGCAATTGAAGAATTCGACTCGTCCAAGAAGTTCGATTACATAACAGCATTTGGGCTAATTGAGCATATGTTAGATCCTGTACAAATCTTTAAATTCGCGAAAAAAAATCTCAAGGAAGGGGGGGCGCTTGTTATACAAACTCCAAATGAAGGATCTTTTTTAAGGTATCTGTTGGGAAGCAAATGGTTTCCATATGCTGCTCCTGAACATACTTTTTATTTTTCGAGGAAAAGTTTAAAAAAATTAGCTTTGAAATACAACTTTGGGGAAGTATTATTTGATGCTCATGTGAAAAAACTAACACCTGAATATGTTTATCATCAATTGAATTTTTTTGGACCTGAGCTTAGGTGGATCTTTTCATTGTTTTACAAACCACTTCCTAGATTTCTTAAAAGGTTACCCTTACCATTTTATGGAGGTGAGATGATTGTAACTTTTCAAAAAATGAAGAACATGGAGTAA
- a CDS encoding DegT/DnrJ/EryC1/StrS family aminotransferase — protein MSTRKVPFFDYPYVFKSEEETYMNIFKDVCSRGAFILQKDLTEFEKNLAEFVGVKYAVGVANGTDAITMGLRAAGIKEGDECIFSSHTFVATAAAIHYAGGKPVPVECAPDHQISVEDIRKNITDKTKFIVPTQLNGRCSKMDDIIEIANEYNLKIVEDSAQALGAKFKGQCAGTFGSSGSISFYPAKVLGCFGDAGAVFTNDEEVYKSLMIQRDHGRCPETGEVVDWGLNLRMDNLQAAFLNQKLKSYPSVITRRREIAAIYNDRLKDLEQLALPPAPTEGGDYFDIFQNYEIRAERRDELKKFLADNNIGTLCQWGGKAVHEFEALKLSKDLPFTEQVTSTMLLLPINMSVSNDDIEYVCETITKFYKSL, from the coding sequence ATGTCAACTCGCAAAGTGCCATTTTTTGATTATCCTTATGTCTTTAAGTCTGAAGAAGAGACTTATATGAACATCTTCAAAGATGTTTGTAGTAGAGGAGCCTTCATTCTCCAAAAAGACTTAACTGAGTTTGAAAAAAACTTAGCAGAGTTTGTAGGAGTTAAATATGCTGTTGGTGTTGCTAACGGTACTGATGCCATTACTATGGGTTTAAGAGCTGCGGGAATTAAAGAGGGTGATGAGTGTATTTTCTCTTCTCACACATTTGTTGCGACAGCAGCGGCCATTCACTATGCTGGAGGAAAACCTGTTCCTGTAGAGTGTGCTCCTGATCACCAAATCTCTGTTGAAGATATTAGAAAGAATATTACTGATAAGACGAAGTTCATTGTTCCAACGCAGTTAAACGGTCGTTGTTCAAAAATGGACGATATTATTGAGATTGCCAATGAGTATAATCTTAAAATTGTAGAAGATTCAGCTCAAGCTCTTGGTGCGAAATTCAAGGGACAATGTGCAGGAACTTTTGGATCATCTGGTTCAATCAGTTTTTACCCTGCTAAGGTATTAGGATGTTTTGGTGACGCTGGTGCCGTTTTTACAAATGATGAAGAAGTTTACAAGAGCTTAATGATTCAAAGAGATCACGGTAGATGTCCTGAAACTGGTGAAGTTGTTGATTGGGGTCTAAATCTTAGAATGGATAACCTTCAAGCAGCTTTCCTTAATCAGAAATTAAAGTCATACCCATCAGTTATTACAAGAAGAAGAGAGATCGCTGCTATTTATAATGATAGACTTAAAGATCTCGAGCAACTTGCTCTTCCTCCTGCTCCAACTGAAGGTGGAGACTATTTTGATATTTTTCAAAACTATGAAATTAGAGCTGAAAGAAGAGATGAACTGAAGAAGTTCCTTGCCGATAATAATATTGGAACTCTTTGTCAGTGGGGTGGAAAAGCTGTTCACGAATTTGAGGCCCTTAAGCTGTCTAAGGATCTTCCATTCACTGAGCAAGTTACATCTACTATGCTACTTCTTCCAATTAATATGTCTGTTTCTAATGACGATATTGAATACGTTTGTGAAACGATTACTAAGTTTTATAAGAGCCTATGA
- a CDS encoding transketolase family protein — translation MRDAFIEKLSELAKKDSKVILVTGDLGFGVFDKFREELPDQFINAGIAEQNMLGLATGLALEGFKVFVYSIANFSTLRCLEQIRNDACYHDANLTVVSIGGGFSYGALGMSHHATEDLSIMRSFPMGVYAPTDLNEVKHITEHLVNSKGTSYLRLDKTNAPVDRDFSQYKTNEPQLVRKGSDVCFVTCGGICLDVLEAAESLEKNHNLTSSVYTIPDLNNVETEQWLSDVAKHKALITVEENTVVGGLGGLVAEKWMESSHDKIPFRRIGMKEGFSSIVGSQPYLKAHYKMDAKEIEKVALELL, via the coding sequence ATGAGAGACGCTTTCATTGAAAAATTGAGCGAATTAGCTAAGAAAGATTCAAAAGTTATTCTTGTCACTGGTGATCTAGGTTTTGGTGTTTTTGATAAATTTAGAGAAGAACTTCCTGATCAATTTATCAATGCCGGAATTGCAGAGCAAAATATGCTAGGTTTAGCTACTGGGCTTGCTCTTGAAGGATTTAAAGTTTTTGTCTACTCGATTGCGAACTTCTCAACGTTAAGGTGTTTAGAGCAAATTAGAAATGATGCTTGCTACCATGATGCAAATCTAACCGTTGTATCAATCGGTGGTGGATTTAGCTATGGTGCTCTAGGAATGTCTCACCATGCAACGGAAGACCTCTCTATCATGAGATCTTTTCCAATGGGTGTTTATGCTCCAACAGATTTAAATGAGGTTAAGCATATTACTGAGCATCTCGTTAATTCAAAAGGAACTTCATATCTTCGTTTAGATAAAACAAATGCTCCTGTCGACAGAGATTTCTCTCAATATAAAACAAATGAGCCTCAACTAGTTAGAAAAGGGAGTGATGTTTGTTTTGTAACTTGTGGTGGGATTTGTCTTGATGTTCTTGAAGCAGCTGAATCATTAGAAAAAAATCATAATCTAACTTCTTCAGTTTATACAATTCCAGACTTAAATAATGTTGAAACAGAACAATGGCTTAGTGATGTTGCAAAACATAAGGCGCTTATTACTGTTGAAGAAAACACTGTTGTTGGTGGTCTTGGTGGATTGGTCGCTGAAAAGTGGATGGAGAGTTCCCACGATAAGATCCCTTTTAGAAGAATTGGGATGAAAGAAGGTTTTTCTTCAATTGTTGGATCTCAACCTTACTTAAAAGCTCACTACAAAATGGATGCTAAAGAGATTGAAAAAGTCGCTTTAGAGCTGTTATAG
- a CDS encoding glycosyltransferase, with protein sequence MEKKIRVCVAVPMFNESMGAERCIRTIHQWCSSIENADVQLLVVEDGSSDNTLEVLQKLKSEIGFILVVHESNKGYGQALSSANKVAYKNGFEYIIHLDSDLTNDPKDIPRFIEKMYEGYDFIKATRYKGGGRVEGVPFKRWVISWIGNIVASKLFGLGLSDCTNGYRAIKLEYIHDFDFQENRFPSIMEELYFLKKRKLNFIEIPVTLYTRDCDQRGSSFVYQPHVFWSYLKYPIKGLLKEYAEMGPNKARLLYDLLAISFLSFFLFTILKLFNVAVSVYELYFSCLFLLTGAWSFGIYGRNGEASSVKKSLLFLMVFVALITLGSVLFENQLFFFLFSLLLFPVVTLPRIFLNLAPHISSEILAPIVLKNAPVLLVGAVEKYGENLIDFLISNGVKVRLLEKNKGTCDSVLSRFGENVEVVHGEIGHVGCALKSIRGVQSVFFFTDSNSSNEKQKIEDDILSMHAFLEMLAILKIPKFYFFSSLAVYSEAIGKEKKLCDERTVINSTDSNVDRLINYEKLVLSNMKIPLVSVLRIGSFVKGDSIEEDVRKKIIGQLPVDEMQKLLLNILEANSRDLNREIINFGCTATKNSEKSVSFEKALSIFGNIKQMER encoded by the coding sequence ATGGAAAAAAAAATTAGAGTTTGTGTTGCGGTTCCAATGTTTAATGAGTCTATGGGTGCTGAACGATGTATTAGAACAATACATCAATGGTGTTCTTCTATAGAGAATGCGGATGTTCAATTGCTCGTTGTTGAGGACGGTAGCTCTGATAATACTCTTGAAGTTTTACAGAAATTAAAATCAGAAATAGGCTTTATTCTAGTAGTTCATGAATCCAATAAGGGTTATGGTCAAGCTTTGAGTTCAGCAAATAAGGTTGCGTATAAAAATGGTTTTGAATACATCATACATTTAGATTCGGATTTGACGAATGACCCTAAGGATATTCCACGTTTTATAGAGAAAATGTATGAAGGCTACGACTTTATCAAGGCAACACGTTACAAAGGTGGAGGGCGTGTTGAAGGAGTACCATTTAAGAGGTGGGTTATTTCGTGGATAGGTAATATTGTAGCATCAAAGTTATTTGGATTGGGTTTAAGTGATTGTACTAATGGGTATCGTGCTATTAAGCTAGAATATATTCATGACTTTGATTTTCAAGAAAATCGTTTTCCGTCAATTATGGAAGAATTATATTTTCTAAAAAAAAGGAAATTAAATTTCATTGAAATTCCTGTTACTCTTTATACTAGAGATTGTGATCAGCGAGGTAGTTCGTTTGTTTATCAGCCTCATGTCTTTTGGAGCTATTTGAAATATCCTATAAAGGGCTTATTAAAAGAGTACGCTGAAATGGGTCCAAATAAAGCAAGATTGTTATATGATCTATTAGCAATATCATTTTTAAGTTTTTTTCTTTTTACTATCTTGAAGTTGTTTAATGTAGCGGTTTCTGTGTATGAACTTTATTTTTCATGTTTATTTTTGTTAACTGGGGCATGGAGTTTTGGAATTTATGGTAGAAATGGGGAAGCCTCTAGTGTTAAAAAATCTTTACTCTTCTTGATGGTCTTTGTCGCCTTGATTACTTTAGGTTCTGTTTTATTTGAAAATCAGTTGTTCTTTTTTTTGTTTTCTCTTCTTTTGTTTCCTGTTGTCACTCTTCCAAGAATCTTTTTAAATCTTGCTCCTCATATTAGCAGTGAAATTTTAGCTCCAATCGTTTTAAAAAATGCACCTGTTTTACTTGTTGGGGCTGTCGAAAAATATGGAGAGAATCTTATTGATTTTTTAATATCAAATGGAGTCAAGGTTAGGTTATTGGAAAAAAATAAGGGCACATGTGATTCTGTTCTTAGTCGATTTGGTGAAAATGTAGAAGTTGTTCATGGCGAGATCGGGCATGTCGGTTGTGCTTTAAAATCTATAAGAGGAGTTCAATCTGTTTTCTTTTTCACTGATTCTAACTCTTCTAATGAAAAACAAAAAATTGAAGATGATATATTGTCGATGCATGCTTTTTTGGAAATGTTGGCAATATTGAAAATACCAAAATTTTACTTTTTTTCTAGTTTAGCTGTTTATTCTGAAGCAATAGGGAAGGAAAAAAAACTATGTGACGAAAGAACTGTAATCAATTCAACGGATTCTAATGTTGATCGACTAATAAATTATGAAAAGCTTGTCCTATCTAATATGAAAATACCTCTTGTAAGTGTTCTTAGAATTGGTTCTTTTGTGAAAGGAGATTCGATTGAAGAGGATGTTAGGAAGAAGATCATAGGACAATTACCAGTTGATGAGATGCAAAAGTTACTTTTAAATATATTAGAAGCTAATTCTAGAGATTTAAATAGAGAGATTATTAATTTTGGTTGTACAGCAACTAAAAATAGTGAAAAATCGGTAAGCTTTGAAAAAGCATTAAGTATTTTTGGTAATATTAAACAAATGGAAAGATAA
- a CDS encoding glycosyltransferase, whose amino-acid sequence MKLTIIPEGPVAFDGKDYYYTEGEAIYFDNIAKHFDEVEIVTYSYKKGHDYYKSIAQRKFQATNIKVTELPLFFGLVKKKLQIILMIFKLLKLSKNWEFVYIFFPGYPAAFTSMICRFRGIPYSCYLASDWPEESHLLIPWKGFFGKIIHPIYHKLLAYFQDSAVVDGKFTLTAGGLLKSKYDYVKLPVVETIPRLNWPELKLTPRSIEEKEKISLLFVGYLIPRKGCLYLIKAVEYLVKNGKTNYSLTIVGDGEEKPSLEAYVQDHNLQDYIRFTGHLSNDDRLMENYKQADIFIVPSYAGEGFPRVIYEAMTYCLPVIATKVNGIPYKLNHKDTAYLIEPESEIEIADAIEEIGRDNELRNLLSDNSRKFAENLLANSDGGKQVKKFVELSMES is encoded by the coding sequence ATGAAGTTGACAATAATTCCTGAAGGGCCAGTGGCCTTTGATGGTAAAGATTATTATTACACAGAAGGTGAGGCCATTTATTTCGATAATATTGCCAAGCATTTTGATGAAGTCGAAATCGTAACTTATTCATACAAAAAAGGGCATGACTATTATAAGTCGATAGCTCAAAGAAAGTTTCAAGCTACAAATATAAAAGTAACTGAACTCCCTCTCTTTTTTGGACTAGTAAAAAAGAAGCTACAAATAATTTTAATGATTTTTAAATTATTGAAGCTCTCCAAAAATTGGGAATTCGTCTATATTTTCTTTCCTGGATATCCGGCGGCTTTTACTTCTATGATATGCCGTTTTAGAGGAATACCTTACTCTTGTTATCTCGCCTCTGACTGGCCTGAAGAATCTCATTTATTGATTCCTTGGAAAGGTTTCTTTGGAAAGATTATTCATCCTATTTATCACAAGCTCCTTGCTTACTTTCAGGATTCCGCTGTTGTCGATGGGAAATTTACATTAACAGCAGGTGGCCTTTTAAAGTCAAAATACGATTACGTTAAACTTCCTGTCGTTGAAACGATTCCAAGACTAAATTGGCCAGAGTTAAAATTAACTCCTAGGTCCATTGAAGAAAAAGAAAAGATCTCTCTTCTCTTTGTTGGTTATCTAATCCCGAGAAAGGGTTGTCTTTATTTGATTAAAGCTGTTGAATATCTAGTTAAAAATGGAAAGACAAATTACTCTCTTACAATTGTAGGAGATGGTGAAGAAAAGCCTAGTCTGGAAGCTTACGTTCAAGATCATAATTTACAAGATTATATCCGTTTTACAGGTCATTTAAGTAATGATGATCGTCTTATGGAAAATTATAAGCAGGCCGATATCTTTATTGTTCCTTCGTATGCTGGAGAAGGATTTCCAAGAGTGATTTACGAAGCAATGACGTATTGTCTACCAGTGATTGCAACTAAAGTTAACGGAATCCCTTATAAATTGAATCACAAAGATACAGCGTATCTAATCGAACCTGAATCTGAAATAGAAATTGCCGATGCTATAGAAGAGATCGGAAGAGATAATGAATTAAGAAATCTTCTATCAGATAATTCTAGAAAATTTGCTGAAAACTTGTTGGCAAATTCAGATGGTGGAAAGCAAGTTAAGAAGTTTGTTGAATTGTCGATGGAGTCTTAA